In bacterium, the DNA window CGTGACGCCGCAGGCCGGGTGCTGGCGGTTTTACGTTCCGTGATCCGCAAATGAAGGTCCACCTGATGGGCGCCGGGGGCGCCGGGGTCTCGGCGCTGGCGCGTGTGTTCCTCGCGCGCGGCGACGAGGTCAGCGGGTGCGACGCGAAAGCCTCGGAGACGACCGCCGAGCTGGAGGACGCCGGCGCGCGGATCCTGGTCGGCCACGACCCCGAGCACGTGCTGTTCCAGGACCTGCTCGTCTACAGCGGCGCCATCAAGAGCTCGCCGGAGCTGGACGCGGCGCGAGCGATGGGGGTCAAGGTGCTGAGCCGCGCCGAGATGCTGGCGGAGCTCATCGGCGCCTCGGACTCGATCGCGGTCGCCGGGACGGCCGGCAAGACGACGGTGACGCACATGCTCGGCCACATCATGGTCACGGCCGGGTACGACCCGACGGTGCTGGTGGGCGACGGGGCGAGCGCGCGGGCCGGCAAGTCGGAGTGGCTGGTGGCGGAGACGGACGAGTCGGACGGCACGCTCACGCTTCACCACCCGCGACGGGCGATCGTCACCAATATCGAGCTCGACCACCCCGACCAATTCAAGGATGTCGGCGCCGTGCGCGATCTGTTCGCGAAATTCATCGCGGGGCTGCCGGCCGACGGCCTGGCGATCGTGTGCGCGGACGACGAACTGGCGCGAGGACTGAAGCCGGCGGCGCGCAGGGTGACTTACGGGTTTCGC includes these proteins:
- the murC gene encoding UDP-N-acetylmuramate--L-alanine ligase, coding for MKVHLMGAGGAGVSALARVFLARGDEVSGCDAKASETTAELEDAGARILVGHDPEHVLFQDLLVYSGAIKSSPELDAARAMGVKVLSRAEMLAELIGASDSIAVAGTAGKTTVTHMLGHIMVTAGYDPTVLVGDGASARAGKSEWLVAETDESDGTLTLHHPRRAIVTNIELDHPDQFKDVGAVRDLFAKFIAGLPADGLAIVCADDELARGLKPAARRVTYGFRDDATYRCEPVRPFPIHHGATELGRVNLRQPGRHNIQNATAAAAMALELGIGFADVAAGLESFPGAHRRLELIGAFQGAAVYDDYAHHPTKVRATIEAARELRHRRLIVVFQPHRYSRLAALMHGFSRAFGGADKVLVLDVYGAGEENTSGVRASDLAHSIRGASYVGDFQTAREELEGLVGPGDLLLLMGAGDITKLGDELAHRV